Part of the Jatrophihabitans sp. GAS493 genome, GGTTCGGTTTCAACGCCGGTTCTGAGGGTGGTGCCGACCAGATCGCCGGCCTCGCCTTCACCAACACGACGGTGGCCACCGCGGCCGCCACCCTGGGTTGGCTGCTCGTCGAGCAGTTGCGTGATGGCAAGCCGACCACGATCGGTGCCGCCTCCGGTGCCGTCGCCGGCCTGGTTGCCATCACCCCGGCCTGTGCCTTCGTCAGCCCGATGGGTGGCATCATCATCGGCTTCATCGCCGGCATCATCTGTGCCCTCGCTGTCAGCCTGAAATTCAAGTTCGGTTTCGACGATGCACTCGATGTGGTCGGTGTCCACCTCGTCGGTGGAATCACCGGCACGCTTCTCATCGGCTTCCTCGGCTACGACCACGGCTACGGAACGCAGCGCGGTCTCTTCTACGGTGGCGGCCTCTCGCTGCTCGGTAAGCAGGCTCTGGCCGCTGGTGCGGTACTGGTCTTCTCCTTTGTTGTCGCGTTCATCCTTGGCAAGATCATCGATATGACGATCGGCTTCCGCGTGTCCGAGGAGGTCGAACTCGAGGGCCTCGACGAGAATGAGCACGCAGAGACGGCGTACAACTTCTCTGTGGTCACCGGTGGCGGCCTGAGCAGCAGCACGACGACGGCAACGAAAGAGAGCGTGTGAGCATGAAGTTGGTAACCGCGGTCATCAAGCCGTTCAAGCTCGATGACGTGAAGGCGGCGCTGGAAGTTCTGGGCGTGCAGGGCCTGACCGTCAAGGAAGTACAGGGATTCGGTCGCCAGCGTGGGCACACCGAGGTCTACCGGGGCGCGGAGTACACCGTGGACCTGGTGCCCAAGGTGAGCGTCGAGGTGCTCGTCGAAGACGCCGACTCCGAAAAGGTCGTCGACGCTATCGTGCAGGCGGCTCGTACCGGCAAGATCGGTGATGGCAAGGTGTGGGTCTCCTCAGTGGAGACCATCATCCGAGTCCGCACCGGTGAACGTGACGGCGACGCTCTCTAATAACGGTGACATCGTCTCACTCCGATAATGGTCTGAGTGGAGTCCGGGCTGGCGTTCTACGCCAGCCCGGACTTGTCGGTGAGCCCCTCCGGGACGCACTGACCTCGGGCTACGACCACTGGCTGGCCGAGCTCTGCGCTCCGCTGGCGAGCAAGTCGAACGTCGCGCTGGTCGCGGTGGGCGGGCTGGGCCGGCGCGACCTGGCTCCGTACTCCGACCTCGACCTGGTGCTCCTCTACGAGGGGAAGCTCGCCGACGTGGCCGCCTTGGCCGACGGCATCTGGTACCCGATCTGGGACAGCGGCGTCAGCCTCGACCACTCAGTGCGCACCGTCGACCAGGCAGTCGGCGTGGCCCGTGACGACCTCAAAGCGCTGCTCGGCCTGCTCGACATGCGACACATCGCCGGCGACCCCGGTCTGGCCGGCACGCTGCGCGAGCGGGTACTTGAGTTCTGGCGCGCCAACGTGCACAAACGGGCCGACGAACTGCATGAGCTCTCCAAGCAGCGCTGGCAGATCAGTGGTGACGCCGCGTTCCTGCTGGAGCCGAACCTGAAGGACTCGCGGGGCGGCCTGCGTGACGCCCAGTCGCTGCGCGCCCTGGCCCTGGCTCAAGTGGTCGACTACCCGGCCGACGTGCGAGCCGCGCAGTCCACGCTGCTGGACGTCCGCGGCGAGCTGCAGAGATTGACCCAGCAGGACAACGACATTCTCCGCCAGCAGGAGCAACCGACCATCGCCAAGGCGCTCGGCGGCGACGACTCCGACATGGTGCTACGCATGGTCAACGAATCCGCCCGAACCATCGACCGGGCGCTCGACCGGGCCTGGCGCCGAGTGGTGGCGCAGCGACCGCCCAGTCTGGTGACCTCGGCTCGCCGGCTGCTGCGCGGACCCTTCAGCGTCGCCCCGGAGCGGGAGCCGCTGGCCAAGGACCTGGTCTCGCAGGGGGGAGAGGTCGTGCTGGCCCGGGACGCAGACCCCTGGGCTGACCCGCTGCTCATCCTGAGAGCGGCCCGCGCCTCGGCCGAGAACGACCTCCCGCTGGCGCCATTTGCATTGGAACGGCTGGCGTCGGAATCCGCTCCGCTCCCGCGCCCCTGGCCGAAGGCCGCGCTGGATGACTTCGTCTCGGTCCTCAGCGCCGGCCGTCGAGGAGTCGCCGTGCTGGAGGCGCTCGACCAGGCGGGACTGCTGACCGGCCTCATCCCTGAGTGGGATGCCGTCCGTTTCCGGGCGCAGCACAACCCGGTGCACCGGTACACGGTCGATCGCCACCTCACCGAGACCGCGTCCCAGGCCTCGATGCTGACTCAGCGCGTTTCGCGGCCCGACCTGCTGCTTCTCGGCGCACTACTGCACGACATCGGCAAGGGCTTCCCGGGCGGTGATCACTCCGAGGTGGGCGCGGTGATCGCCGAGCGGATCGCCAATCGGATGGGGCTGAGCTACGGAGACTCGGCGACGGTGACGGCGCTGGTGCGGCATCACCTGCTGCTACCGAATACGGCAACCCGCCGCGACCTGGAGGACCCGGTGACCGTCGCAACGGTGGCCGAGGCCGTCTCCGGCTCGGGGGAGCTGCTCGATCTGCTGCATGCGCTCACCATCTCCGACGCGCTGGCCACCGGACCAGCCGTCTGGGGCGACTGGAAGTCGGGGCTGGTCAACGACCTGGTGGCCCGTACCCACGCCATGCTCGGTGGCGCGACCCAGCGACTGGAGCATGTTCTCGACGACCGCGGGACGAAGCTGGCGACGGCCGGTGTGCTGGCCGTTCAGGTGCTGGATGAGGAGGTGCTGGTCGCCGCTCCGGACTCACTCGGCGTGCTGTCGAAGGCGGCCGGTGTGCTGGCCCTGCACTCGCTGGACGTTCGTTCGGCCTCGATTCATACCCAGGACGGCATGGCGGTGAACACCTTCGTCGTCGTGCCTCGCTTCGGTTCGGTTCCGGAGGCCGCCATCGTGCGGGGAGATCTGGCCCGGGCGTTGGAGGGCACGCTGGGGCTCGCCGACCGGCTCAGCGCCAAGGAGCGGGCCTACCGGCGCCGGGACGACTCCGCCGATGAGCCACCGCGCATCTATTGGTTCGACGATGCCGCCACCGACGCAACCGTTCTCGAGATCAGGACCCGGGACGCGATCGGACTGCTGTATCGGGTCACGTCCACCCTGGAACGGTTCGGCGTCGACATCCGGTCGGCCCGTCTCTCCTCCCTCGGCGGAGCGGTGGTGGACGCGTTCTACGTCACCGATCCGGACGGCAATCGGATCGCCGAGGCGAATCGGCGCCCGATCGAAGAGGCCCTGCTTTCGGTCTAGTTCGTACGGGGATCTTTGATATTCCGCACAGGCGCACCCGCGCACGTGTGCACTGGCAAACGGTAATCTGTATGCAGCTCACCGCTCTTCCGGGCCGACGTCGTCCCGCTGCCTGTCCCGCACGACTCCCGGAGGCCAGTGGATATGGTGCCACCCACCCCTTTCTCAGCCGTTCCGGCCCAGCAGGGTCTCTATGACCCGGCCTTCGAGACTGACTCCTGTGGCGTTGCCTTCGTGGCCGACCTCAAGGGCGTGCCGTCGCACAAGATCGTGGAGCACGCGCTCACCGCCCTGCACAATCTCGATCACCGCGGCGCGGCCGGGGCTGAGCCCTCCTCGGGTGACGGCGCCGGCATCACTGTCGCCGTACCGGACGAGTTCCTGCGCGCGGTGGTGGAGTTCGACCTGCCCGAGGTCGGGAGCTACGCTCCCGGTCTCGTCTTCCTGCCCCGCGACGCCGACCAGGCCGAGAGCGCGATCGCGCTGCTGACCCAGATCGCCGGCGAGGAGGGACTCGACGTCCTCGGCTGGCGCGAAGTGCCGACGAATCCGGCTCCACTGGGGTCCGGAGCATCATCGGTGATGCCGGCGTTCCGGCAGATCTTCGTCGCCGGCCAGCAGGGCGAATCGGGAATCACCTTGGATCGTAGGGCCTTCTGCCTTCGCAAGGTGGCCGAGAACACCGCCCGGGACCGCGGCCTGGAGCTGTACCTCCCCTCGCTATCCAGTCGCACCATTGTTTACAAGGGCATGCTCACCACCGACCAGCTCGGTGAATTCTTCCCCGATCTGCGTGACCGGCGATTCGCAAGCCCGATCGGCCTGGTGCACAGTCGCTTCTCCACCAACACCTTCCCCTCCTGGTCGCTGGCCCACCCGTTCCGCTACGTCGCTCACAACGGCGAGATCAACACGATTCGCGGCAATCGCAACTGGATGCAGACTCGCGAAGCGCTACTTGAGTCCGATCTGCTGCCGGGTGAGCTTTCGAGGCTATTCCCGATCTGCAGTCCCGGCGCGAGTGACTCGGCATCCTTCGACGAGGTTCTGGAACTGCTGCACCTGGCCGGGCGATCCCTGCCGCACGCGGTGCTGATGATGATCCCGGAGGCATGGGAGAACGATCAGTCGATGGAGCGGTCGCGGCGCGATTTCTACCGCTTCCACGCGTCGTTGATGGAGCCATGGGATGGCCCGGCCTGCGTGGCGTTCACCGACGGGTCGATGATCGGTGCAGTCCTGGACCGCAACGGACTGCGCCCCGGACGCTGGTGGCGGACTGCGGATGACCTGGTGGTGCTGGCCAGCGAGGCCGGGGTGCTCGAACTCGACCCCGCCACGATTGTCGCGAAGGGGCGCCTGCAGCCGGGGCGGATGTTCCTGGCCGACACCGCGCGCGGCGAGCTGGTGAGCGACGACGAGGTGAAGGCGGAGCTCTCTGCGGCGCGGCCCTACGCCGAGTGGTTGGACGCCGAGATCCTGCGGCTGGACGCCCTGCCGGCCCGCGAACACGTCTACTACCCGCACGAGTCGGTGACCCGCCGACAGCTGATCTTCGGGTACACCGAGGAGGAGTTGCGCATCCTCATCAGCCCGGTCGCGCTCAGCGGCGCCGAGCCGATCGGATCGATGGGGACCGACACCCCGCTGGCCGCACTGTCGAAGCATCCTCGGCTGCTCTTCGACTACTTCAGCGAGCTCTTCGCCCAGGTGACCAATCCACCGCTCGACGCGATCCGCGAGCAGATGGTCACCTCGTACGCGGGCACAATCGGTGCCGAGCGCAACCTCTTCCAACCGAGTCCGGAGTCCTGCCGCCAACTCGTGCTGCCCCGCCCGGTGCTGGACAACGACGAGCTGGCCAAGATCTGGCACATCAACGCCGACGGATCACGACCGGACTTCCAGTGCCAACTCATCGACGGCCGCTACCGCGTGCACGGCGGCGCCGAGGCACTCTCGGCGGCGATCGACCGGGTGCGTCAGGAATGCTCGGACGCGATCCGGGGCGGCGCCCGGATGCTCATCCTCTCCGACCGGGACACCGACGCCGATCACGCGCCGATCCCGTCGCTGCTGATGACGGCCGCAGTGCATCGTCACCTGGTGCGAACCGGTCAGCGAACTCAGGCCGGGCTGATCCTGGAGACCGGCGAGGCCCGCGAAGTGCACCATGTTTCATTGCTGATCGGCTACGGTGCCTCTGCGGTCAACCCGTACCTGGCCTTCGAGACGATCGACGACCTGATCAGTCGCGGTTCGATCACCGGGGTGGACAGCCCGACGGCAATCGCCAACTACGTAAAGGGATTGTCCAAGGGCGTGCTGAAGGTGATGTCGAAGATGGGCATCTCGACGCTCGCCTCCTACACCGGGGCCCAGGTCTTTGAAGCGATCGGTCTCTCGGCCGAGGTCATCGAGGAGTACTTCCACGGCACCCGGTCACCGCTCGGCGGCGTGGGTCTGGAAGTGCTGGCCGAGGAGGTCGCGGTACGCCACGCGCGGGCCTACCCCATGCTGCCGACGGTTCGGGCACACCGTCAGCTCGAGATCGGTGGCGAGTACCAGTGGCGGCGGGAGGGGGAGTTGCACCTGTTCAATCCCGAGACCGTCTTCCTGCTGCAGCACGCAACCCGGCAGAAGCGCTACGACGTCTTCGGTGACTACACGCGCAAGGTCGAGGAACTCAACCGGACCGGTGGGACGATTCGCGGATTGCTGGAGTTCAAGGCCGGCTACCGGCCCTCGGTTCCGATCAGCGAGGTCGAGTCGATCGAATCGATCGTTACCCGGTTCGCCACCGGGGCCATGTCCTACGGGTCGATCTCGGCCGAGGCCCATGAAACCCTGGCCATCGCCATGAATCGGATCGGCGGCAAGTCCAACTGCGGTGAGGGCGGCGAGGACGCGGTCCGGTTCAGCCCCGATCCCAACGGCGACTCGCGGAGATCGGCCGTGAAGCAGGTCGCCTCCGGGAGATTCGGCGTCACCAGTCACTACCTGGTGAACGCCGACGACATCCAGATCAAGGTCGCCCAGGGCGCCAAGCCGGGCGAGGGCGGCCAGCTCCCCGGGTTCAAGGTGTATCCGTGGATCGCCCGGACCCGGCACTCGACGCCCGGGGTCGGCCTGATCTCACCGCCTCCCCATCACGACATCTACTCGATCGAGGATCTGGCTCAGCTCATCCACGACCTGAAGAATGCGAACCCGAGCGCCCGGGTGCATGTGAAGCTGGTGGCCGAGGCCGGCGTCGGGACCGTCGCCGCCGGCGTGTCGAAGGCCCACGCCGACGTCGTGCTCATCTCCGGACATGACGGTGGCACGGGCGCGGCACCGCTCACGTCGTTGAAGCACGCCGGACTTCCCTGGGAGATCGGGCTGGCCGAGACCCAGCAGACGCTGCTGCTCAACGGCCTGCGCGACCGCATCACCGTGCAGGTGGACGGGGCGATGAAGACCGGCCGCGACGTGGTTGTCGCCGCATTGCTCGGTGCCGAGGAGTTCGGCTTCGCGACCGCTCCGCTCATCGTCTCCGGCTGCGTCATGATGCGGGTCTGCCACCTCGACACCTGCCCGGTGGGCGTCGCGACCCAGAACCCGATCCTGCGCTCGCGCTTCAGCGGGCAGCCCGAATTCGTCGTGACGTTCTTCGAGTTCATCGCCCAGCAGGTCCGCGAGATCCTGGCTGAGCTGGGCTTCCGCAGCATCGAGGAGGCGGTAGGGCAGGTCGGGGCGCTCGACACCCGGGCCGCCGTCGAGCACTGGAAGGCCGACGGCCTCGACCTTAGTCCGCTGCTGATCGAGGTCGAGTCGCCGTACGGCGATTCACCCAAGCGGACGCGCGGGCAGAACCACGGCTTGGAGGCGGCCCTGGACAACACCCTCATCGCCCTCTGCGAGGGTGCCCTGCTCGACGGCGAGCAGGTGCAGCTGGAGATCCCGGTGCGCAACGTCAATCGCACCGTGGGCACCATGCTCGGCTCGCTCGTCACCTCCCGCTACGGGGCCGACGGGCTGGCGGAGGGGACCATCGACATCACCTTCACCGGTACGGCTGGTCAATCCTTCGGAGCCTTCGTGCCACGTGGCCTCACGCTGCGGTTGCTCGGGGACGCGAACGACTACGTCGGTAAGGGGCTCTCCGGTGGCCTGCTGGTGGTCCGTCCGCACCCGTCGGCATCCTTTGCGGCGGAGACGAACATCATCGCCGGCAACGTCATCGGCTACGGGGCGACCAGTGGCGAGATCTTCCTGCGGGGCATCGTCGGCGAGCGGTTCTGTGTCCGCAACTCCGGGGCCACCGTGGTCTGTGAAGGCGTGGGCAACCATGCGCTCGAGTACATGACCGGGGGAGTCGCAGTGATCCTGGGTCCCACCGGTCGCAACCTGGGGGCCGGCATGTCCGGCGGACAGGCCTTCATCCTCGACCTCGACGAGGCGCTGGTGAACCCGGAGCTGGTCGACGTCGGCGCGCTGAGCGAGACGGAGTCGCGGCAGCTCCTCGCGATCGTCACCGCGCACTTCGACCAGACCGCGTCGGAGGTGGCGCGCGCTCTGCTGGCCGACTGGCCGGGGGCGGTCGACCGCTTCTCCTCAGTTATCGCCCGCGACTACCGCCGGGTGGTCGAGGCGTCGGCCCGGGCGGCCGCGGCCGGTGAGGATGTGGATGCTGCAGTGATGGCTGCGGCTCGGAGCTGAGCCAACGGCCGTGCGCGGGTGCGAAATGCAAAAAACGCTTCCGGTCGGTCGGGAGATCGGCGCAAAACCCCGTAGTCTGTTTGATGTGACACGTCGCGCAAAGATAGTTTGCACACTCGGGCCCTCGACCGATACGCGTATCCGTTCGCTCATAGATGCCGGCATGAATGTTGCCCGCCTCAACTTCAGCCACGGCGAGCATTCAGAGCACGGAATGCGCTTCCGCGAAGTGCGGGAAGAGGCTGAGGCATCCGGCCGCAATGTCGCCATTCTGGCCGACCTGCAGGGGCCGAAGATCCGGCTCGGGCGCTTCGCCGACGGCCCGGTGATGTGGGCAACCGGTGAGCGGGTGCGGATCACCGTCGACGACATTCTCGGTGACCACGACCGGGTCTCCACCACCTACAAGCAGCTCGCCGAGGACGTCCGGGCCGGAGACCGCCTCCTGGTTGATGACGGGAACGTCGGGCTGGTCGCCGTCTACATCGAGGGCAACGACGTCGTCTGCGACGTGACCGAAGGTGGGAAGGTCAGTAACAACAAGGGTCTCTCCCTGCCTGGCGTCGCGGTCAGCGTGCCGGCCATGTCGGAGAAGGACGCCGACGACCTGGAGTTCGCGCTGCGGCTCGGCGTCGATTTCATCGCATTGTCGTTCGTCCGCAGTGCCGAGGACGTGAAACTGGTGCACGAGGTGATGGACCGCGTGGGCATTCGCCGCCCGGTCATCGCCAAGATCGAGAAGCCGGAGGCGGTGGACGCCCTCGAGCAGATTGTGCTGGCCTTCGACGGCATCATGGTGGCGCGCGGCGACCTCGGCGTGGAGATGCCGCTGGAGCAGGTTCCGATGGTGCAGAAGCGGGCGATCCAGATCGGGCGCGACAATGCCAAGCCGGTGATCGTCGCGACGCAGATGCTGGAGTCGATGATCACCCACTCGCGCCCGACCCGGGCCGAGGCCTCGGACGTCGCCAACGCGGTCCTCGACGGCGCCGACGCGGTGATGCTGTCGGGTGAGACGAGCGTCGGCACCTACCCGATTCAGACGGTGGCCACGATGGCCCGGATCATCGACTCGATGGAGACGTCCGGGCTGTTTGTGCCGGGTTTGATGCACAATCCGCGTACATCCGGTGGTGCGATCGCCAAGGCGGCCAAGGACATCGGAGACGCGATGGGGGCGGTGGCCCTGGTCGCCTTCACCCAGACCGGCGACACGGCCCGGCGGCTGGCCCGCCTGCACCCGTCGCAGCGCTTCATCGTCTTCACCCCGGACGAGAATGTGCGCCGCCAGATGGCGTTGCTCTGGGGCACCGAGGCCTATCTGGTCTGGACCGTACAGACCACCGATGAGATGGTTCGCCAGGTCGACGCGGCGCTGGTGCAGCGAGCGGTCTGTCGACCCAACGATCTCGTTATCGTTGTTGCTGGAACTCCGCCAACCACGCCCGGCGCCACGAACACCATTCGTGTCCATCACATCGGGGATGTGCTCCAACGTGACCGCTGAATCTCTCTCCCGCCACGGTGCCGACTCCATCTCCGACCTCGGTACCGACTTCGTGCCGGACGTCGACGCCGAAACCAAGGTTCCCGGCACCGGCCTGGACGGACTGCTGCACCTGCTCGACCTCGAGAAGATCGAGGAGAACATCTTCCGCGGGCTCAGCCCCAAGATCGATCAGCAGCGCATCTTCGGTGGCCAGGTCGCCGGCCAGGCTCTGATCGCGGCCGGCCGGACCGTGGACGCAGACCGGCCCGTGCATTCGCTGCACTCTTATTTCATCCGCCCCGGAGATCCGACGACGCCGGTCATCTACACCGTCGATCGGGTTCGGGACGGTCGATCCTTCGCCACGCGCCGGGTGCTGGCCGTCCAGCACGGCGAACCCATCTTCTCGCTCTCGGCCTCATTCCAGTTGGAGCAGGGCGGAATCGATCACCAGAGCGTGATGCCCGACGTGCCGAGTCCGGCCTCGCTGCCCAGCGTCGAACACTGGCAGGATGAGTTTCCCGGGTTGAAGGAAGCGATGAGTCGCTTCACAATCCCGATCGACATCCGCTACGTGGACGACCCACCGTGGGTTCAGCGGGGCAAAGGCCCGCGGGGAGCGAATCCGCATCGGGTCTGGATGCGGGCCAACGGGTACCTGCCCAACGATCCGCTGGTGCACGTCTGCGCCATG contains:
- a CDS encoding P-II family nitrogen regulator: MKLVTAVIKPFKLDDVKAALEVLGVQGLTVKEVQGFGRQRGHTEVYRGAEYTVDLVPKVSVEVLVEDADSEKVVDAIVQAARTGKIGDGKVWVSSVETIIRVRTGERDGDAL
- a CDS encoding [protein-PII] uridylyltransferase, with protein sequence MTSSHSDNGLSGVRAGVLRQPGLVGEPLRDALTSGYDHWLAELCAPLASKSNVALVAVGGLGRRDLAPYSDLDLVLLYEGKLADVAALADGIWYPIWDSGVSLDHSVRTVDQAVGVARDDLKALLGLLDMRHIAGDPGLAGTLRERVLEFWRANVHKRADELHELSKQRWQISGDAAFLLEPNLKDSRGGLRDAQSLRALALAQVVDYPADVRAAQSTLLDVRGELQRLTQQDNDILRQQEQPTIAKALGGDDSDMVLRMVNESARTIDRALDRAWRRVVAQRPPSLVTSARRLLRGPFSVAPEREPLAKDLVSQGGEVVLARDADPWADPLLILRAARASAENDLPLAPFALERLASESAPLPRPWPKAALDDFVSVLSAGRRGVAVLEALDQAGLLTGLIPEWDAVRFRAQHNPVHRYTVDRHLTETASQASMLTQRVSRPDLLLLGALLHDIGKGFPGGDHSEVGAVIAERIANRMGLSYGDSATVTALVRHHLLLPNTATRRDLEDPVTVATVAEAVSGSGELLDLLHALTISDALATGPAVWGDWKSGLVNDLVARTHAMLGGATQRLEHVLDDRGTKLATAGVLAVQVLDEEVLVAAPDSLGVLSKAAGVLALHSLDVRSASIHTQDGMAVNTFVVVPRFGSVPEAAIVRGDLARALEGTLGLADRLSAKERAYRRRDDSADEPPRIYWFDDAATDATVLEIRTRDAIGLLYRVTSTLERFGVDIRSARLSSLGGAVVDAFYVTDPDGNRIAEANRRPIEEALLSV
- the gltB gene encoding glutamate synthase large subunit, yielding MVPPTPFSAVPAQQGLYDPAFETDSCGVAFVADLKGVPSHKIVEHALTALHNLDHRGAAGAEPSSGDGAGITVAVPDEFLRAVVEFDLPEVGSYAPGLVFLPRDADQAESAIALLTQIAGEEGLDVLGWREVPTNPAPLGSGASSVMPAFRQIFVAGQQGESGITLDRRAFCLRKVAENTARDRGLELYLPSLSSRTIVYKGMLTTDQLGEFFPDLRDRRFASPIGLVHSRFSTNTFPSWSLAHPFRYVAHNGEINTIRGNRNWMQTREALLESDLLPGELSRLFPICSPGASDSASFDEVLELLHLAGRSLPHAVLMMIPEAWENDQSMERSRRDFYRFHASLMEPWDGPACVAFTDGSMIGAVLDRNGLRPGRWWRTADDLVVLASEAGVLELDPATIVAKGRLQPGRMFLADTARGELVSDDEVKAELSAARPYAEWLDAEILRLDALPAREHVYYPHESVTRRQLIFGYTEEELRILISPVALSGAEPIGSMGTDTPLAALSKHPRLLFDYFSELFAQVTNPPLDAIREQMVTSYAGTIGAERNLFQPSPESCRQLVLPRPVLDNDELAKIWHINADGSRPDFQCQLIDGRYRVHGGAEALSAAIDRVRQECSDAIRGGARMLILSDRDTDADHAPIPSLLMTAAVHRHLVRTGQRTQAGLILETGEAREVHHVSLLIGYGASAVNPYLAFETIDDLISRGSITGVDSPTAIANYVKGLSKGVLKVMSKMGISTLASYTGAQVFEAIGLSAEVIEEYFHGTRSPLGGVGLEVLAEEVAVRHARAYPMLPTVRAHRQLEIGGEYQWRREGELHLFNPETVFLLQHATRQKRYDVFGDYTRKVEELNRTGGTIRGLLEFKAGYRPSVPISEVESIESIVTRFATGAMSYGSISAEAHETLAIAMNRIGGKSNCGEGGEDAVRFSPDPNGDSRRSAVKQVASGRFGVTSHYLVNADDIQIKVAQGAKPGEGGQLPGFKVYPWIARTRHSTPGVGLISPPPHHDIYSIEDLAQLIHDLKNANPSARVHVKLVAEAGVGTVAAGVSKAHADVVLISGHDGGTGAAPLTSLKHAGLPWEIGLAETQQTLLLNGLRDRITVQVDGAMKTGRDVVVAALLGAEEFGFATAPLIVSGCVMMRVCHLDTCPVGVATQNPILRSRFSGQPEFVVTFFEFIAQQVREILAELGFRSIEEAVGQVGALDTRAAVEHWKADGLDLSPLLIEVESPYGDSPKRTRGQNHGLEAALDNTLIALCEGALLDGEQVQLEIPVRNVNRTVGTMLGSLVTSRYGADGLAEGTIDITFTGTAGQSFGAFVPRGLTLRLLGDANDYVGKGLSGGLLVVRPHPSASFAAETNIIAGNVIGYGATSGEIFLRGIVGERFCVRNSGATVVCEGVGNHALEYMTGGVAVILGPTGRNLGAGMSGGQAFILDLDEALVNPELVDVGALSETESRQLLAIVTAHFDQTASEVARALLADWPGAVDRFSSVIARDYRRVVEASARAAAAGEDVDAAVMAAARS
- the pyk gene encoding pyruvate kinase, with protein sequence MTRRAKIVCTLGPSTDTRIRSLIDAGMNVARLNFSHGEHSEHGMRFREVREEAEASGRNVAILADLQGPKIRLGRFADGPVMWATGERVRITVDDILGDHDRVSTTYKQLAEDVRAGDRLLVDDGNVGLVAVYIEGNDVVCDVTEGGKVSNNKGLSLPGVAVSVPAMSEKDADDLEFALRLGVDFIALSFVRSAEDVKLVHEVMDRVGIRRPVIAKIEKPEAVDALEQIVLAFDGIMVARGDLGVEMPLEQVPMVQKRAIQIGRDNAKPVIVATQMLESMITHSRPTRAEASDVANAVLDGADAVMLSGETSVGTYPIQTVATMARIIDSMETSGLFVPGLMHNPRTSGGAIAKAAKDIGDAMGAVALVAFTQTGDTARRLARLHPSQRFIVFTPDENVRRQMALLWGTEAYLVWTVQTTDEMVRQVDAALVQRAVCRPNDLVIVVAGTPPTTPGATNTIRVHHIGDVLQRDR
- the tesB gene encoding acyl-CoA thioesterase II, which produces MSDLGTDFVPDVDAETKVPGTGLDGLLHLLDLEKIEENIFRGLSPKIDQQRIFGGQVAGQALIAAGRTVDADRPVHSLHSYFIRPGDPTTPVIYTVDRVRDGRSFATRRVLAVQHGEPIFSLSASFQLEQGGIDHQSVMPDVPSPASLPSVEHWQDEFPGLKEAMSRFTIPIDIRYVDDPPWVQRGKGPRGANPHRVWMRANGYLPNDPLVHVCAMTFASDITLLDSVLVHHGLAWRLDPIALASLDHAMWFHRPFRADEWFLYTTESPTASGGRGLATGQMYSQDGRLLASVVQEGVVRVHSA